The genomic interval GCCCTGGCCAACAGCCCTTCGATCCTCACCGCCGACGAGCCGACGAGCCGACCGGCAGTTGGACGCGGAGACCGGGCACTCCGTGAGGGAACTACTGCGCGCGGTCGCCCGCAGCGAACAGATCACGGCTCTCGCGGCCACCCATGACAGAACACTCCTCGACCTATGCCAAGGGTTCCATGGCCGCGCGGCGAGTGATCGACAGTTCCGGCCCGCTCATGGCGCTACGCCGCCGCGTTTGTAGCCATCCCACAACCGCCCACCGACCTGCCCCAATACCTCGTCCACCACGTCGACGAGGGACCCGACCTGACCGGCCAGCACCGCTTGAACGGCGTTATGCAGGCGCATGCTGAGCCCTGGTGCCGTGAGTTCAAGACGGCGTGCCATCCACTTCCCGCCTCCACTCCAAGAACCACCAATGGCGAGCGCCAACTCGCTTGTTCGTCGCGCCAGTTCGATGGCGATGAACAGCCGCTCGCCCTGGGCGGCGCTCCCCGAGAGGTCGTCGAGGAGGTCGGTCATCCCGTAGCGGAGGTCATCGATCTCTTCGACCGACACGGTAGGTGGCCCCGCGGTGGCCAGCTTCCGAGCTTCAGCGGCGAGGCGCGCGCCGACTCCATCGGTGTCCAAGAGCAGCAGCCCGTCTGCGCACATCCAGAGCAGTGGCGACCGGCGCTTGCGTACTTCCCGCTCGACGTAGTCGTACCAACTCGCCTCGGTGTGCACGAACAGCTCCACCGGCCAGTCATCGTGCCGGAAGCTTGCCCGGTAGGGGGCAGGGGCTCCATAGAGCAGCACCACGATGTCAAGGTCAGACATCGGAGTGCGGCGGCCCGTCACGACGCTGCCTCCCAGGAATGCCGCCCGAGCTTTGGGGTGGTGTTCGTCCACCACGGCACGCGCAGTGTCAATCGGGTCCATGAAGCAACTATCTGCGCCCTGCCGGTCGCACGCATGGGGGTTTCTTCGCCCGCACCAGCAGGGGTGCGGCGGCATCAGTTCGATGGGGGCAGACTGAAAAGATCTCCCATAGGACTGGGGGTCGAGCTGGGCGGGCTGCCCGTGGCCTGGCAGCTCAGCGCCAGCCCGCATGCGACTTCCGCGATGACGGAGGCCCCCTTGCGGGAGCCGCTCCCTGATGTCGCTCCCAAAGCGGGGCCGCACAACAAATCAGGCCCGGTGCTGATCTCTCAGCACCGGGCCTGACCTGGCGTTTTACTGTCGGGGTGGCGGGATTTGAACCCACGACCTCTTCGTCCCGAATTAGGCCCTGGAAGATCGCCGACCTGGGGATCGCACCAAAAATGCAGGTCAGGGCGTCGGTAGGTGTCGGTCTCCGGTGGTGTTACGGGGTCGCGATCTCAAGATCGTCTCCAGGATTTCTCCAGAAGGCATAGCAAGGCTGCGAGCAGAGGCTTCAGGAGGTCGAGAGCAGCATTCAGGGGGTAGCTCGCGACACGAGGTACGTAGCCAACTCT from Streptomyces sp. B21-083 carries:
- a CDS encoding nucleotidyltransferase domain-containing protein, which gives rise to MDPIDTARAVVDEHHPKARAAFLGGSVVTGRRTPMSDLDIVVLLYGAPAPYRASFRHDDWPVELFVHTEASWYDYVEREVRKRRSPLLWMCADGLLLLDTDGVGARLAAEARKLATAGPPTVSVEEIDDLRYGMTDLLDDLSGSAAQGERLFIAIELARRTSELALAIGGSWSGGGKWMARRLELTAPGLSMRLHNAVQAVLAGQVGSLVDVVDEVLGQVGGRLWDGYKRGGVAP